A stretch of the Acidobacteriota bacterium genome encodes the following:
- a CDS encoding NYN domain-containing protein, which yields MNTEEQNLALFIDIDNLLIGLRETGHPKFDVKLLISRLLEKGKIVYKRAYADWSRYLEYKRAFHEAAFELIDIPQHRMTGKNSADIRMVVDAMDLASNKAHITTFVIGSGDSDFSPLVSKLKENNKQVLGFGVKGSTSELLIDNCDEFLYYEDLIREKTKAPSLQGLPEKTAEAFSLLIDSMLALKRENKEVLWGSMVKQTMQRKYPSFNESYYGFRAFSELLEAAEKAKVITLKRDAKSGSYIVTGFG from the coding sequence ATGAATACCGAAGAACAGAACCTCGCCCTCTTCATCGACATCGACAACCTTCTGATCGGCCTCCGCGAGACCGGCCATCCGAAGTTCGACGTCAAGCTCCTGATCTCGCGCCTGCTCGAGAAGGGGAAGATCGTCTACAAGCGCGCGTACGCGGACTGGAGCCGCTATCTCGAGTACAAGCGCGCCTTCCACGAGGCCGCGTTCGAGCTGATCGACATCCCGCAGCACCGCATGACGGGCAAGAACTCCGCCGACATTCGGATGGTCGTGGACGCGATGGATCTTGCCTCGAACAAGGCCCACATCACGACGTTCGTGATCGGCTCGGGCGACTCCGACTTCTCGCCGCTCGTCTCGAAGCTGAAGGAGAACAACAAGCAGGTCCTCGGCTTCGGCGTGAAGGGCTCGACCTCCGAGCTCCTGATCGACAACTGCGACGAGTTCCTCTACTACGAGGACCTCATCCGCGAGAAGACGAAGGCGCCGTCCCTGCAAGGGCTCCCCGAGAAGACCGCCGAGGCCTTCTCGCTCCTCATCGACTCCATGCTCGCGCTCAAGCGCGAGAACAAGGAAGTCCTCTGGGGCTCGATGGTCAAGCAGACGATGCAGCGCAAGTACCCGTCGTTCAACGAGAGCTACTACGGATTCCGCGCGTTCTCCGAGCTGCTCGAGGCCGCCGAGAAGGCGAAGGTCATCACGTTGAAGCGGGACGCGAAGAGCGGCTCGTACATCGTGACCGGCTTTGG